In the genome of Lagopus muta isolate bLagMut1 chromosome 29, bLagMut1 primary, whole genome shotgun sequence, the window CACCTTCGATGTGCAGAAGGCATTCTTAGACATCTTCCTGCTCCAGGTAGGACAGGGGCAGCACGCCAGGGAGGAcgcctgctccctgcccctccctgtgctcccacaggCCTGCAACTGGAGCCCTCCGGCTGCACAGCCACGCTCCTCTCGCTGTCTGGAGCTGCTGAGCAACAGGAGCAACTGGCAGGGGCGAGCCGTGGAGCACAGGGTGGGAATTGGAACCCCAGCAATTTCTTTGTTCCTCCCCATTTCCTTTGCAGAATCATCCTGCCAGAGCCTTTCGCCACATCAAGGTTCTGGTGCAGAGCAACTGGGGACATCCAGAATACACCTGCATTTACCGAGTGCAGGTGCTTGGGAAGATGGTGAAAAAACTGACCGTCTGAAATTGGACTTGGAAGATCCGAAATTGAACGTGGAAGATCTGAAACTGGACTTGGAAGACCTGAAATTGGCATTTGTCAGATCTGGAATTGGACTTGGAAGATCTGAAATTGGATTTGGAAGACCTGAAATTGGCATTTGTCAGATCTGAAATTGGACTTGGAAGATCTGAAATTGGACTTGGAAGATCTGAAATTGAACATGGAAGATCTGAAATTGGCATTTGTCAGATCTGAAATTGGCATTTGTAAGACCTGAAATTGGACTTGGAAGATCTGAAATTGGACTTATtgaccaaaaaataaaaacatcaacatCATCTCGAACCGCGTCTGTGTTGAGATGGGGCGCAGCTCCGTGGGGGGGGCAGCTCCTCATTCCTCTCCAGCCTCCCAAAGCCCTGCGCCGGGCTGGCCGGTGCTCCCCTGACAGCGACACGGCGAGCGCTCAGCAACAGCCGGGCTGAGGCACAGAGCCAGGCGGAGGGGCCGCAGCCTTTCTGGGCTGACACGGGCAGCCGGACGGAGCTCCGAGGAGCCACCGAGCCGCCCAGAGCTCTGGCTGCGGGGAACTGCGGGATCTCCAGGCCGCAGTTATTGGGAGGAAAGCACGACATTCTCACTCTGATTAGCAAAAGAGCTCGGGAGACGTAAACAAGTTCAGCAGACACGGAGGGAGAAAACCCACACAGTGTAACTGTTCATGCCAGACACACCCTGCCACCATAAAAACCGCCATTGGGCCCCGCACAGCCCCGCAGAACCGCACGCAGCCCCTCAGAGCCCCACAGAACTCCACACGGCCCCACACAGCCCCGCTGAAGCCCGCACAGCCTCGCACGGCCTCGCACAGCCTGGCACGGCCTCGagggcgcggcgcggcgccggGACGCCGAGCTTCATGGAGCGCCGCCCTCAGCCGAGCCGAAGCCGCGGCCTCTCCGCTTCTTGGCCTTTTCCTTCAGCTTATGGAAGCTCTCTGCGGAAAGACGGCCGGTCAGGGCCCGGCAGCCCGAccgggggcggggcggggcgtTCCGATGAGCGGGAAGCGGGAGCAGAGCCGcaccgcccgcccgcccgccgggCCTCGGCCGCCCTCACCGTCGCCGTCCTCGCCCATGGCGAACTCCTCGCCGCTCGGCTCGCGCAGACCCACAGCGTCCGCCATCTCGCCGCGCTCCCCACAGCCGCCTTGCGGGGCACGACGAGAAACACGCGGGAAGCGGAGTGGGGCCTCGCGCCAGAAATGCGTCCGCGTAGCGCACGGGCCGCGGGGGGCCGCCATCTTGGGAGGACGCAGGCGGACGGACGGGGGCGGCGTAGCGCGCGGCGCCATCTTGGGGACGGCAAAGCGGCCACAGAAACGGAGGCGCCCCGTAGAAATCCCACGGAGCTGAGCACGAAAGCGCACTCACACCCCATAGATAGCCCACAGACACCCCAAGGAACGGTGGCTCACGCACACGCAAACACACAGACCCCACGGGTGCCCATGGATGTCCCACGGATACCCCATAGGTGCCCCACAGATAGCCCATGGATACCCCGTGGACACGGAAAGCAGGCGGCTCCGTGCCGCGTCGGGTGCTGGAAgcgcagctctgctccctgctcctcccGGCGCTCACAGGAGACTGCAGAGCTCAGACAGCACCGTGcagcccccccggccccccgGTCCGGCCCTGGTGCTGCGGGGGGAGTCCGGGGCTGTTTGCAGCGCTATCACTGCGGGGATGCAGGGTGGGAGCGCGGGGGGCTGGCGGAGCTTTGGTGCTGGGGAAGCGCAGCGTTGCGGTTTGCAGGAGGTTCCTCCTGCCATGGTTTGACGATGTTTGGctgtcagtattccacaccataacatcacGTCATGCACTGGGGGGTTTGACTTCCGATGCTCCAGTTCGGAATGTTTGTCCGACGgagaagaactgcatttccccaggaggctttgcggtcagcGAGGAGACAGAACTCTGGGCAAGGTCACCTGACGCTTCTTCTCcgtctgcgcttcgccgtctgcttttcttcactgctcAACTGGGCTGCGCTTCTCACCTCAGCGCTGTGTGAGGCCTATCTGCCATTCagacacactctctctctctcatcatACTTTGCTAATACGATATTTACTAAGTtagtttgttccacctcagattattgccACAGTTGTCAATCATGTTGGGGAcccatttcccttttccagaggcacgGATCCgcggatccctccgccccgctggtcacggaaccgggccgaaccagcccggAAATCGCTGACAGTTTGGTTGGGGGGGGAGGTGGCAGCGTCCCGAGGGCTGGCACTCAGCAGTGCTTCACTCGGGCTGCCGGGGCTCCGTGCTGAGGACCCGTGGGGCGGTTGGACCGGGAGGGGCGGTGGGTCCCGGGGGTATGAAGGGACGGCGGGGAACGAGGGGCTGTCCTTACAAAAGCGAGACGCCACTCGGCTGCTGAAGGTGACCTCGGAATGAGTTTTATTTACCAAAGGCGCCAGGAGGTCGGAGAGAACCGGTCCGAATGTAGAGAGAAGTTGGACTGAGGCCGCCAGGGAGGCTGTCAGGCATCGGATGGGTGACGTGGTGGGCGAGCCGGGAATGGATCCCCCGAGTTCCTCGGCCAGTGGGGAAAGGGAGCGTGTCGCATGTGGCCAGGAGGTAGGGCCTGAAAGGGGTCGGAGCTTGGAGAACGTCCACAGCAATTTCTGTCTGTAGGCCGTCCCTTGAGTCCAAAAGGGAAACGTGTTCCGAACCCCTCCATCACCTCCTTGAGCATCCAAGCGAGTCTGAACATCgcggtggggctgggggggctgggaggtgcCTTCCGACCCAACTCAGGTGCTGAGATCCTGTGATTTGatgaagaaatgcttctgtgcGTCACAGGGAGACCCGAGGCTGAACTGTGGCCGGCCCTCCTCTCGGGTCCAGAGTGGGGAGCACAAAATCGCCCTCCATGCCCCCAGCTGCTGGGCGTGCCCTGCTCATGGGCCGGCTGTGCCCCTGCCCTCGGTGACATCACAGCTGCCCTCTGTGACATCACAGCTGCCCTCTGTGACATCACAGCCCGCCaagggctgcagctggcagagccCCAGTGGGCTCAGAGCTTTTGGGATCGTGGTGCTGAGAGGACGTGCCGCTTCCAGGGCTCACCTTCGCTGCGATGGCGAGGAGAAAGGCTGCGACCGCAAGGCGCCCCAGGGCACCTAAGTGCCCCGCAGGGAGCCGGGCTGTCGGCGAGGGCCAGCAGGTCCCCGCTGGGGACACATCAGCACAGGGGCAGAGGTACGAGGTGGGGGGAACCGGCCGGCGGCATCGGGCCGGGGGCAAGCGAGCACACAGCCCTCGGTGGCCCGGGGAGCGGGGCAGCCGGGGGAAGCCTCTGGTTTGACCCTCACTGCAGCCGGGACGGCGCCGGGGGGCAGCCCAAGGCCCGTCCTCTGGGAGGGCCTCTGCGGAGGCTGCTGCCGCCTGCCTCGGCTCTCACACGGTGGGACCGGTGCTCAACCAGGttctttcctcctgcagaagCCTCTGTGAGCCGGCGGAAGGGAGCGGGCCTTTACCAGCATCAGGTCCTGCCTCTGCTGGCCAACAGCGTTCAGTGTGGCGTGAAGCAGCCAAAAGAGCTGCAAGAcgcctggctgctgctgcttcacagcACAAGATGAACCGCGCCAGAGTGTTCGTCGCActgtctctgctgcttcttggtGAGTCCCGATGAGCAAACATCCCGCAGCGACCACGGGGCTGTGCTGGATGAGGTCCGTGTGAGCAGAGGCCTTCAGAGGCACTGGAGCACCAGCGCGGCACTTCTGCCTTCCTATCCTGGCCGCCtgcttgctccacagctgctctcCACCACTGGGTCCCACTCAGCCCGAGAGCTGCTGCGGTCCCCCCAGCGTTAGGATGCGGACCGAGGAGGACCCCACGGCCCCGGTGCCGCTTCTCGAGGACATCCTCGAGTCGGCCTTGCTTTGGCCTCCCTGTAGGGCTGGCATTCTGCCCGCCACGCTGCTTTCGGTGCCGCCGGGTGCAGCCAGGGGAAATGGGAGCAGCGCTGGGGCACCGAGCTGCACCACGGGGCCGCGGGGCTGCAGTGCCCTGAAGGCCGTGGGCAGAGACGTGTCCTCAGCCCGCACCATTCCCAACATCCTCCACCCACCGGCGGCTTCCCAGGCTCCAAGGAAAAGCCAGCATgagctcagcaccagcagcaacCCCTGCGCTGACAAccttctctctgtctttccagTTGCAGTCGCTACCCAGGTGTATTTCACTGTGTCTTTGTGGAGAttccagaaaatacagagagaCACGGAGGCACAGGTCAGTGGCCGTGGGCTCAGACATCCTTCCTCAGTCCTGGCCCCTCGTGCCGGCCAGCACGGAGCTCACAGCCCTCGGGACGCGGCTGGCCTTGCGTGTCAGGCCTCCGGGTGCTGGCAGTCACGCTGAGCTGCGCGCTGACGTGGCCGCGTCCTGACATGGTTTCTTGTCCTTCCAGCGGATGCTGTCTGAGCTGAGAGCACGGCAGGAGTGCTATCAGACGCCGGACTGGGCACGGAAGAGCATTGGTGAGGACACAGGCAGGCAAGCCctgctcccctcagctcctccaaCGTCTGCTGCCTCTCGCACTCATCTCCTCCCCATCGTTACAGGTGCTACCATCGACCTGCACAGAACTTCTCCTACCTACACATTtaagtgctggttttgctggcTCCACAGTTTCATCGTCCCCGTGAATCCTCCGGATACCATCCTGCAGGTATCGTGGCGGCCATCAGCAGCGCTGCTTGCACCCCTCGCTCCCCCTCGGGGGTCTCCCCTCAGGCCCGGCGCGTTGCTCAAGCCGTGAAGCCCAAGGTCCGATACGGGGCCGGGCGTGCTGGAAATCGGTGCTTCCCCTCACCTGAGCTGAAGCGCTGTGTGTGTGGGGCCCACGCTCCTCAGTCCCAGCCGGGTGAGAGATCTCCTCCCCGCCGACACCGCAGTGCCACAGCCATCCCAGCTGTCCCTCggtgggcagagctgggggccggcggagcagtgctggagagagACGGTCCCACTGCGACGCTTTCCCAGCCGCCATCTTCCCCTTGGCGGTGACACTGAGAGCCCCTTTGTCGGGCGGGGAATTCAGGCCCAGTGCTTCTGCCCCATTCCTCACACGTGAGCCACTCTCAAGCACAAGTACGGCCCGCAGACGCTTGCTGCCTTTGCCCTTAGCTGAACCAGGAGTGCGGTGGCCCCAGCGCTCTCTCCTGATCCTCTGCTCTCCCATTCTGTTTGCAGCCGGGCGATTCACCAGGACAGTGCTGGCCCATGGAGGGACATCAGGGCCAGGTGGTCATCGG includes:
- the LOC125685685 gene encoding sperm-associated antigen 4 protein-like isoform X1 encodes the protein MLSELRARQECYQTPDWARKSIGATIDLHRTSPTYTFKCWFCWLHSFIVPVNPPDTILQPGDSPGQCWPIEGHQGQVVIGLPAEILPSCVILEHVDPGLTPAASPSSAPKEFAVFGLDVDSEEEVPLGSFTFDVQKAFLDIFLLQVGQGQHAREDACSLPLPVLPQACNWSPPAAQPRSSRCLELLSNRSNWQGRAVEHRVGIGTPAISLFLPISFAESSCQSLSPHQGSGAEQLGTSRIHLHLPSAGAWEDGEKTDRLKLDLEDPKLNVEDLKLDLEDLKLAFVRSGIGLGRSEIGFGRPEIGICQI